In the genome of Arachis stenosperma cultivar V10309 chromosome 6, arast.V10309.gnm1.PFL2, whole genome shotgun sequence, the window caaattgaatactAATATCTCCCTTTTggacatgttctcttattgagtgaaatttcacttcaatatgcttagtcctagagtgcagaactggatttttagaaatattgatggcactcatattatcacacatcaagaaaatattttcagcatttaatttgtaaccagcaagctgtgtttttaaccataaaaactaagaacaacaagaagaagcagctatatactcagcctctgcagtggataaggccactgttggttgcttcttacttgaccaaacaTTTAAGGACTTTCCAAGGAAACAACATAGGCCTGAAGTGTTCCTTCTATCAACTCTATCACcagcaaaatctgcatcacaataaccaactgcagaaaaatcatcaatcttaggATATCAAAGACCAAAATCAGATGTGTCGtgaacatatctaatgatccttttaaCTGCTGAAAGATGTGACTCTTTAGGTTTGGATTGAAACCTTGAACACAATCCAATACTTTGCACAATGTCGGGTCTAGAGGATGTTAAGTACATGAGagaaccaatcattcctctatacctagtctcatcTACATCTTTCTTAGTTTCTCCCTTATCTAATTTTGAATTTGGGTGCATGGGAGTTCCTATGGGTTTGGCATTTTccataccaaatttcttaactaattccttggcatacttctcttgatgaataaaaataccattttcagtttgtttaatttgcagcccaagaaaaaaattaagttcacccatcatactcatgtcaaattcacttgtcatgagttttccaaattcaGAACAAATGAATTCATTTGCTgatctaaaaataatgtcatcaacatatatttggactagAATAAAAGAATCATTAAAATTCTTGATAAATAGAGTTGTGTCTGTGGTGCCTCTTTTCAaagtctctcataccaagctctaggagcttgtcttaaaccataCAGAGCTTTAGATAgtttgaaaacatgattagaatgctctttattttcaaaaccaggtGGCTGcaccacatacacttctctatctatcacaccattaaaaaatgcacatttcacattcatttgatataatttaaaaccacaaaatgcagcataggctaagagaagtcttatggcttccattcggAAAACAGGGGacaaaggattcatcaaagtctattccttcttcttagtcatatccttgtgccacAAGCCTTGCCTTGTTTTTTGCAATGCTACCATCTTCTCCTAACTTGTTTCGAAATATCCACTTGGTGccggtcactttctttccactCGGTCTTGGAACCAAAGTCCACACTTGGTTCTTctcaaactcaagaagctcatcctccatTGCTTTAACCCAAGAAGGGTCACTGAGGGCTTCCTTAACATTTTGAGGCTCTATTTGTGAGAGAAGGGCAATGTTTGAACCTTCATTTGCCTTTCTAGTAGATGACCGAGTTCTAACCCCTTGTGAGATGTCCCCAATGACAAATTCCTCTggataattcttcaagaatctccattcACGAGGTCTGGTGGACTTGGAGGCAGATTCAGTTACCAAGGGACTTTGGGTGCTGCTGTCTTCAGGATCTCCCTCAAATTCATGAGATAAAATGGAATTGTCTCTCGAATTTTTAGCAACTGTAGTTTCTGGGTCAAGTTGAACAGAATTTCTATTTTCTTGATTTTGCCCAGTTTCAACttccttttgagcttgattttctgcatcacaatcttccaaaatgctttgtaccaagttagtatcacaaaatgtaacatgtatggactccTCGATAATcctagcatcttgatgataaaccctatatgctttactagttgtggaatatcctacaaacaaacactcacaagcctttggatcaaatttaccCAAATTATCCttgttatttaaaataaaacatttgcatccaaagatgtgTAAGTAGTCCAAGTTTGGTGGTAACCTTTTCAAAgttcataaggggttttcttcaaaaatttccttatgattgttctattcaaaatgtggcaagcCGTGTTGACCACTTCATCCCAAAGAAATTTTGGAACATTGctctcacaaagcatagctcttgtcatctcttgtatgcttctatttctcctttccaccacaccattttgttgtggtgtccttggacaagagaagttgtgagatattccaaATTTCTCACAAAAgattcaaataaattattttcaaattcagtttcatgatcacttcttatagaagagattttcaaatccttttcattttgaattttcttacaaAAAGGTTCAAAGACTGAAAAGGCTTtatttttgtgtgcaagaaataaaacccaactaaacctagtatagtcatccacaattactaaaccataatgtttaccacctaagttttgagttcttgttggaccaaataaatcaatgtgtagcaactcaagtggtcttttagtagagatgtcttcctttggtttaaaagaactttttgtttgttttctcatttggcaagcatcacaagtgatgtatttgtcaaactttatcaatggaagacctcttactaattctttctttacaagtttgtttatttgaaacatacttgTATGGCCTAATCTCTTGTGCCATAACcacttttcaaattctttagagtgaagacaagctacattttgatcttttagttcatcaagagtaAGTCCATACATATTATTAAAACGCTTGGCAACAAGCATCACTTCATTTGTCTTTTCATTCACAACACAACATTCAGATCTTTTGAAAGTcactaaatatcctaaatcacacagctgACTTATACTCAAAAGATTGTGGTTCAAACCACATACTAAAAGTACCTCATCAATGAAAGTTGATTGCTCATTACCTACTTTTTCAACAGCAatgattttacctttaccatcatctccaaaggtcacaaaacctccatcatacttgtttagtttgatgaagtaagttgaccttccagtcatgtgccttaaacatccactatccatgtaccacatgtcttttttgttcttggatgctaggaaaatctgcatgaagagtttcaagtagccttaggtatccaaattaatttggatcatttgaagttaatccatcttggttgcccaagtgcattgaaatcacaaacaacattgtaaactttgttttctacaactctcttttcaatgaagcattgtgcatatgagtgaccaaatttcttgcaattaacacaataatttttttatgtgtgTTGCTAAAATTGAGGTGAGTTATATTGCTTGAAGTGATTAAATGGTtgaaattttctggtttttggaggagatggattttttttgacaaactgatttttgttataattattcctctttgcaaaaatattttcaccaaaatttttgaaactctctggatttttcgaaaatgaGGTTAGGTTGTAGAAAATTGGTTTCTTGAAAGCAGCCTTATTTTTCGAAATGTAACCCAAACCTGGCCGGTTTGAGCTTGGATCAGTTCTTGGTGAAGGCTCAGTTTCACTTGGGTATACTTCATCACATTTTTCTTCAAGAGTTGAAACATATTCAATACCAGATTTGCTAGATgtattttttgtatttgatgAAGAAGTCACAAActttatagaaaaaatattggaaactgcatcttccttggctatgtagcctaaaccagatttttcaaacaatggtctttgacttgcaagtaatttgtccaagttacttgaaccttgagcaaattttgctaagtcaccattcagccttttaatcatatcatttaatctttcattttcagcaattaactcatgagaaggatctataatgtgctttccttttaatttttcaagttcagattttaaAAATCTGTTTTCTTCAATAATGTCCAGAGCACATTCAGtttccttcactttttctttcaaaaaatcattttcaactCTTAACACATCTCTTTCAGATCTGCACTCATTGTATTTATCTAGCAGTTTTGATGTATTTAAGGTGAGATCATCAGTAATAGTATGTAAATCATCTATGGTTAAATCATAGtaatttacctcatcaagattgtTGTTTCCAGCCATGAAACAATCTTTGTCTTCAcattcagattcttcttcttcatttgagtcATTTTCAAGATTCTCCCAAGCTGCCATGAGtactctcttcctttccttctttcctttgtcctccTTCTTGAGCTTTGGACAGTTTAGCTTGAAGTGTCCAGCCTCCTTGCAGTGATGGCACGTCACCTTGCTTAGGTCGAACTTGTGGtcctttgaacttgaacccTTGTATTTGCCCTTGTTCTTCATcatccttctaaatctcctagcaaaaaacaaaagctcATCATCTGAAATACCATCACTAGACTCACTCTCTTTTGGTTCTATCTGTGACTTgagggctattccctttttctttgagtctgtgtttgtgtgtgtggcttcataagcaaggagttttcctctcagctcatcataggttatggGACTTATGTTGTTGCTCTCGGTTAGGACAGTGGCAGTGTTTTCCCATTCTTTTGTaaggcttctaaggagttttctcaTCAAGATTTGTTCTGCATAGTTTGTACCTatagcatcaaggttgttgattatgattgagaatctctcaaacgctttatcaatgctttctccatccttcatgctgaacatctcgtactcttttcgcagcatatcaatcctcgtttctttgacttgtttagTGCCTTCGTGTGTAACCTGGAGCTTTTTCCAGATTTCTTTAgctgtcttgcatctagacaccttcCGGTACTCTTCAAAACTGatagcacagtgaagaaggttgattgctttagcattcagctctatcttcttcttgtcaTCTTCGTTCCACTCAGCTTTTTCTTTTGGAAtcaccactccatcagcacttgTTTTTGTTGGGATCTTGGGACCGCTCATAACAATCTTCCATATgttgtagtcaatggattggatgaagatccttatcctttctttccaATAGGAGTAGTTATTCCCGTTGAAGAAAGGTGGCCGGTTGTTTGATTGGCCTTCAGTGAGAGTGTAGGCAATAGTGGTTGTGCCCAAGTTGTTCGCCATTGAATCTTTGCTCCAAGCGgttaagcttgattcttgagaccttagCTCTTGATACTAATCGAAGGTTGTGGTaagcttagagaaggggggttgaatctatgccttccttttcgTAGCTGTTATAACCCTTTTTAAACAAAACTTTCAAATCTGATTCTGTTTGTACTCAGCAGcagaaatttatgagacaatttatttttgtctcatgaatatcaaaaaaacagaacacagcagagaatagaaaagctaacaccagcatatatcctgATTCGGTTGTCTTGTCCTATGCAACCTacgtccagtctcctccacaacaatggaggaatttccactatagttaaaagtattactgataaaccccatttgtagggtttatcttgtgcttgatttaggagattttataaccttttacccccatttatccattgaaatagcatgattttataacttctcctttaattgtgcttaagaatgaaaacatgctttttaggtcttaaaataaataaatttaattcaccttgattccattagatgccttgatatctttgttaagtgatttaaggtttaggaggcaaagattggatcaagggagcaagaaaggaagcatgcaagtggagagaagcacaaaaagccaaagaattgatctcggccatgcacgcgcacgcgcacaaggcgctcgcgcgcacattgcgaaacaagccagggacgcgcacgcgtaccgtgcgcgcaagCGTCGATGAcagcacatgacctcattaatgcaacacgtgcctggcgatttaagagggtttctgaacccatttttggcgccaattgctaagggaaaggaataaaaggatgaaggattaaggggaaggcatTAATCAAGAATATAGAATatacttaggattagtttagagttttagagagagaagctctcacttctctctagaattaggattaggtttagttcttagatctaggttttgattcattttctcttctacttctactttccaattcattgttgttacattcatcattcttctactcttttgttgtaatttcctttatattgttcttatactttgttatagatctattattgctacttccattttctttcaattcaataagaagtaattcatgataattgttcttcattgcttttctattgttgatctcttgttgttgtagttgtagattcctttaattcttgcatttaataatgtttacttgtattgcactctatatgtttgatgaaatgtctcttctagatatagtgtaggttttgttcctcttggcctaggtagagtaattagtgactcttgagttatctaattcccttgttgattgataattagaagttgctaattaatttgaatacctctaaagctagtcattcctttaggagaTGATTAgggcttgaggaatcaaattgattcatccacttgacttccctccatagttagaggttaactaagtggtagcaatgaacaattctcatcacaattgagaaaggtaactaggataggatttttagttctcacatcttgccaagagctttgttagttgttagtttattttcattgccatttacttttcatgcttcttatccaaaaccccaaaataactcataaccactaacaagacactttattgtaattcctagggagaacgacccgaggtttgaatacttcggtttataaattttaggggtttgtactagtgacaaacaactttttgtatgaaaggattattgtttggtttagaaactatactttacaacgagattttattagtgaaattctaagccgtcaaaaatccaatcatcaaaatggcgccgttgccggggaattgcaatggtgttatgttattggttattgtatatatgtgaaaattgtgaatagcttgatttttggattgcttgttagtttttgctagtcttagtattttgtttcattatttcttattagttttttgtttcttattttctcttgctaccatgaattctcactttggctatgagtgtggttacaattatgttgtaggtgatgagaactataatgagaatgtgtatcaaggatgggataaccaaaggtgggaggagccatatgcttatgatcaatcctcatggcaataacctccaccaatgcactatgaagaagagccattctatgatgcatatcaatccaatggctatggtgaatctccttgtgattttcaagaaccaccaccatatacctatgagtcatatcctcaacatgaccctcaaccacactcacaagcctattttcaacaaacacctccatatgaccataATCCTTACCCATCATACCAACctccttttgaaccatatgagccatacatggaaccacaattccaagattactactcccaagaaccacctcaatacacaccaccaccttaccaagaagaaccaccttcctataatgaaccctttctccaagacaatgaaccttcttatccaccccaatcctcaatggatgaaatccttagccttatacttcaagggcaaggagaaatgcaaagggagacactagaatttacGGCTACCTTAGCCAAGGTAGTAAGCATTTTAGCCTTCCAATGCTTGAGCACTCAAAGCACTCctatggctacatgtggagaatcaattaaAGAGCATaacatgaaggagagattggaaactccggtggaaaatgagAAATGCCActttgtattagaacaattggagaagcctatgattattaaagaaaagaaagaagtggttgaagacttaggagatgcggaacttccatgggaagctaaaatcaaagaaaatccctccaagaagaataaaattgatgttgaggaggaatgtgcacaacctccgaGGCATATTCTATATGAAGACTTGGAGagaatgaagcaagaattgagttcccttggtgatgaagatcatgcatccaatcttcttggtgaagaatcctttgaatttgaagaaccttctcccaatgaatttaaaagtgatgtggaggtagatgtaatacccggtctaaccgaaattaattaaataatgagttaagtaggagcgaatatggttggaagatttggcgattggaatttgatgatttcaatgtgatatttggattcagtgaatttttccgagtcggaagacatagtttccTGTGTAAAAGCgagcagtggaattttgaccggcagtaccggctgagacctgtctggtactgcagctgagaaaattgattatgagtaaataagattaagaaatgaggaattataattaggggaggtagaaatatttgaagtgcgatttagagcgctaattttaaaggttttggtccaaaattgggccaacggacaaaaataagtgaactgggcctaagtgggcccaagatccaacatatataaacattagttatgaacATTTCAGCTcgttttaccctaaaagagaggttggggcgctgaaatagagaagagagaagagaagagagaaaacctaactctctttgatcttcaaaccaccataacttgagctacggagctccgattgacgagccgtttgcggccacgcgtcgctcatCTCATCGTCTACAATTATATCTAaattttgtggtgagtattccattcatctctgcccagttttcgaatttccccactgttacacgtttttgggaagttagtgttgaaatcttgtgattttgggtgtttagggatactccaacatggattctaagtgagttctatccctacttcatatgggctgaggtaagaagtgctcaaacccttgtgatttgtcatttttataagtcctaggttgatgtatgtatgtcatattggttatgttagtgcatttgatggttttggtgcacaattgggagattggtgttgcttgaggagctttggtgaggcttggggctaaggttggtggaaacttccaaagaagagactcaattgatttggctacaagaagtacggtttaagtttcatttaagtaccgtgtggtgtgatgagaattcctaggctagatgctcctaggattaagtttggattgtgtaaatggttgatgctaatatgcatagttggtatgtaatgtgaattgatgattgggttgagaattgtgtggccttgtatgcttggtgtctTGAAAATTTGACGTATTGGGTAATGattattaatttgtggtttatgcatttaaattgtgaaattgggccggaggccgtaaattttgggccggaggccggaaagaggtaagggaggtaagttgatgtgtgcattgtatgatgacacaagtgattggatgaatttcatataatgaatatatgaatgattgggttggttattgaataatgaggtttgaggagttgaagtgtgaaaattggtaattttgggtgaaattgtatagatgaagtatgtttgattttggttgatatatattatgtggtcatatatgtgagtatgattattgatgccttgatggtatgataatgcatgagagatatgtatgttgtgatatatgcttgtggaatgattaaggttgatggtgcacgaaattgcaatcacacttttgcaatcccgcacaactaaccagcaagtgcactgggtcgtccaagtaataccttgcgtgagcaagggtcgatcccacggagattgtcggcttgaagcaagctatggttatcttgtaaatcttagtcaggatatcagaaattatcaggattgattgtgaaaagcaaaagaacatgaaataggtacttgttttgcagtaatggagaataggttgaggctttggagatgctccatcttctgaatctctgctttcctactgtcttcttcatcaaacacgcaaggctccttccatggcaagctgtatgtagggtttcaccgttgtcagtggctacctcccatcctctcagtgaaaatgttcctatgctctgtcacagcatggctaatcagctgtcggttctcggtcaggccggaatagaatccagtgattcttttgcgtctgtcactaacgccccgcctgctaggagtttgaagcacgtcacagtcattcagtcattgaatcctactcaaaataccacagacaaggtttagaccttccggattctcttgaatgccgccatcagttctagcttataccacgaagattctggttaaggaatccaagagatatctactcaatctaaagtagaacagaggtggttgtcaggcacatgttcatagttgagaatgatgatgagtgtcacggatcatcacattcatccgggttaagagcaagtgatatcttagaatagaagcaagcatgattgaataagaaacagtagtaattgcattaatccatcaagacacagcagagctcctcacccccaaccatggggtttagagactcatgccgtgaaaggtacacaaagaaacgtgtaaagtgtcatgaggtacagttacaatgtcaaaagatcctattaatagtaaactggtaacctaaggtttacagaaatgagtaaatgacagaaaaatctacttccgggcccacttggtgtgtgcttgggctgagcattgaagcattttcgtgtagagaccttttctggagttaaacgccagctttcatgccagtttgggcgtttaactccaagttttatgccagttccggcgtttaacgctggaattcctgagggtgactttgaacgccggtttgggccatcaaatcttgggcaaagtatggactatcatatattgctggaaagcccaggatgtctactttccaacaccgttgagagcgcgccaattgggcttttctagctccagaaaatccacttcgagtgcagggaggtcagaatccaacagcatctgcagtccttttcagtctctgaatcagatttttgctcagaaccttcaatttcagtcagaaaatacctgaaa includes:
- the LOC130933914 gene encoding uncharacterized protein LOC130933914, whose protein sequence is MANNLGTTTIAYTLTEGQSNNRPPFFNGNNYSYWKERIRIFIQSIDYNIWKIVMSGPKIPTKTILKSTGRCLDARQLKKSGKSSRRFRRMMKNKGKYKGSSSKDHKFDLSKVTCHHCKEAGHFKLNCPKLKKEDKGKKERKRVLMAAWENLENDSNEEEESECEDKDCFMAGNNNLDEFVTSSSNTKNTSSKSGIEYVSTLEEKCDEVYPSETEPSPRTDPSSNRPENQAQKEVETGQNQENRNSVQLDPETTVAKNSRDNSILSHEFEGDPEDSSTQSPLVTESASKSTRPREWRFLKNYPEEFVIGDISQGVRTRSSTRKANEGSNIALLSQIEPQNVKEALSDPSWVKAMEDELLEFEKNQVWTLVPRPSGKKVTGTKWIFRNKLGEDGSIAKNKARLVAQGYD